The nucleotide window ATTGAGTCGTCCCAAGGGCGGCGGAGATTCCAGCTCAAAGACCACAAGTCGCAAAGATAAAGGTAAGCTAACGGGATGTAAGTCATTCCATTTTACTTTGCTTGATTaactttgattaaattttaaaaacttgtaCAATTGTAacatacataataatttttaagttgTTATCTCATATCGCTCAAAATGCATGGTGCTCCAAATATTTCTTACTTTCCActttaaatttacaacaattcAATTATTATACTTTCAGGTATTTACGATGAAGAAGGAGGTTATGCCCCTGTACATCCTGACGAAACCGATGAAGAAGAGGAGGAGGAGGAAGAGGAAGAAATTGATATTCAACAGCAATTCACTGAAGTTTCTGAAATACGTTTCccgggcgaaatcggaccattgggcGATAGGCGATTATGTAAAATACGTTGCGTCAAAGGAAAATGGGTCGGTCCCTTATGCGCCACCAATGAGGAGGGTAAGTGGTGAAAAGCCAACATGCACTCAAACAGCTACATCAAAGCATCGCAAACATTACGGGCATTACCAACTCGAAAAACGTTACAGCAAATACACAAATCATGAAgcaatataaacacatatactcgtacatacatacgtagaaATTAACACGTGACAGCATAAATAGATAtaaatacatagtacatatttagCGGCTAATAAAACGACACATTTTCACAACAGCAATCATTTATATGCACTTCAATGAgaatttatggaaaattaaacaaaaaaaaaagtttgcaaataacagtaaattcAGGAGAAaaattcacatacacacacacacgaaagtAGTAAGACCTGCAGTATTATTTACCAATAAACATGTATACATCTAAGCCTAATTGTAACCAAATGCCGCAtttaataacatacatacatacttacatataatctaacaatttacatacatatttacaactgcAGTAGATGGAATAAAGCAATGCAAgccaaataaatatgatttctgAGTACACTGACAATGCacacattttgttttaattttacaacAGTAAACCGAATTTACtcgtacatacctacatatatgtatatgtacatagtaataAGAAAACtctgatacatatatgtatcttcaCTTGATTCCTATTtacatttgtacatttgtatttgtatatataaagtcTGAAGCAGTTCATtgaatatgtaatttattttgaaaatttctcacAAATTTGTAACCCATTGCCGTAGACGATAATGGAAATGTGAAATTTCAGCCTCTGTACAAGAGTTGCCATGTGAATCGAATTCCGCCGCATTTGCTATTGAGCTATCGAAATATTTCAGTGGTAAGTTGTGAACAATATCCGCAATACACAAGAACATAGTGGAAATGAGAGTGCTCTATGACAACATTTCACCTCTCGGAATGTTAATatcctcacatacatacatacatacaaacacgtaCATACCCACTTGTACGCTCATTCGCAAACATTTGTTAGGTACATCACAAATTCTACACAGAAGTCAGAATGTTTGAAAGTGCAACGATTCATATGCAATTGCTATTAATTTTGCCAAATGGatatacacacccacacatacatacatatctacatgcatACTCGTACCTATATATTAGAATTTATCTGTTGTTAAAAgcttttcatcgaaaatatgttGGTCTACTCTGTGTCAATATGTGATTAATAAAGCAAAGTGGgaatcataaatttttttgatagtTTTAAAAGCTCTCAAACTAGTTTGCTTTTCTTTGCACACACCCTTTGTATGCTCTTTTTATTCACATCATATCTTTATCACTCGCTACTTCttctatatatactcgtatttatgtatgtacatatataattgttggTTCACCTTTCGTAATCTTTGTTAATTTCTAATAAGCACGCTCCGATTCTATCTCACCCATTATAAGTACGTTCTTACGTTACTCATGCGTATCGTGCGCAAACCAAAATTTCTTTTTcgtcttatttaattttctttcttgCAGACCCCGATACCGTCCATAAGAGGGTCGCGTCGCAATCGAACTTCCAAATCGACTTTTATTTCCAATACACAAATTGTGAGTTTTAACGTCTTAAACAATTTCGAGTCAATCGCAATGCAAAACGCCTATTCCACACTCGCATCTTCCGCATGCTTCCCGCTATTAAATGACTCAACGGTCGTGCAGGGCCGAGCGTCACGTATGTTCGTGAGTCATGGGTGAGCACTGCGTGCGGATGAGTTGAGCTTGGAAAAGGCGGATAAGCATTGATGAGCACCCTTGTAGTGAAATGAAAATACTTAAAGTAGTTTACATGCTGTTGGAGGGTACAAAGTAGATGATGCTTGCACTTGGTAGTGAACTATTGATTTAGATTTGCATTTGGACGAATATTTTGATAGCTGAGTAACGATCCACATTTTTGCATTCACCAAGCACTTCAACTCACTTAACATTTTTCAAGCCCGCAGCTTATAAATAGAACTGCGTTCTCAGACACCCATGAGTTCCATATCGAGCAGTGGTGCTTAAGGCTCTTTTTATTCTCTTATCGTAGACGTTTACACACATACGAAAAAGCCAgcactaaatattttaattttacttacttatacatttttcaataataaaaaaatagtggtTGACATAATAATGAATTGACAATGCTGGACAAGAGCACAAGAGacgctccattgtttctcttaaACATATCTGCAGTTATCTCAATCCGTCAGCCTCATCTTAAAGGCGTGTGCCGCCCCCCGACAGTGgcctgtgagtattcccaccatACTCCTACAGTCCTTTCATTCGAGCGACAGTAggaattttgtgtatttctaGTCCACCAATTTACACATGGCTTCCACTGTTTTACACCCGGTATTTTTTATCAACGCGTTATGATCTTCCTCGTCAAGCTCCTGCCACGCACCTACCCCATCCaccattttcgagccatcctTAAACATATTTAATGTGTTGCAAGAGGCTGTCGTATCTATGCGCCAGCTATCTTTTCCTCGGAATGTTCTTTCCCAGTTGAGCAATGGGGTCAAGTATTTGGTACTTGCCCGACAGTAGTCGGACGGCAATTTGATTCGCCGTTAATACACCTATCTTCAAACCAAATATATTTAGAACGGGGATATGTGGACACAGACAGTTAACTTAAACAATGTATGTCAACCACtgattatttatcaaaaaagaaGAATGCCGGAAATTTTCGCAATAGAACTAAGCACCAGACACTGACACACATTAACAAAATACCAAGTATGTTTTTTCCGTCACAAAAACACTAATCACACTGTCTTGTCAGCCATTCTGCGTGGCTCTTTTTTGTAATCTGCATTTTGGCTCGTGCTGTTGCTCATCTCTATATCTTTTTTCTCTCTATCTGTCTGCGCCTGTTAATATTTCTACTAACTTCTTCAacttaataaaatgaatgataaaataacaacatttcTACTACAAACTTTTAATGCTCCACcctgtatattataaaaaccaAATGCAATTTGTCAAATCGTTCGCCACTCTCAGAATGTTGGCTGGGACTTGCCACATGGACACTCATTACAGGCACGCTGCAAAGATCTGGGCATGTATAAGCTTCTCGGAGAATCTCGTGTGCTCTGCTCAAACGGGCTCTGGGCACCGCGAATGCCATCCTGTGTACCCACAACATTACTTACAAATTTTTCCGATGACAGCGCGCCATCTATTCGCATCAAGGTTTTCAATGGCTCTGGAGCATTCGAGCCATCTGGGGTACTGGCCGTACTGCCGCAGAGTTCAATCTTATTGGATTGCATGTATCCACGGGTGCGGGGCATCCCCGATTGGACATGGACCAGTTGGTACAGGCAGTATATAAcaggtacatatatacaactatatatacataacaagtaaggaagggctaagttcgggtgtaaccgaacattttataccctcgcaatttatttatttaattttattaatataacgcacaatttgacccacatattcgccataaagtccattaaaaaaacaaaaatcagtataTGGACATTTCCGTCATGTCGATTGTCACACACATTTCAACTAAAACAAAtgatgaactaaaatgttttttaaatttgatagtgtgattttttaatagctcttTATTAACCCTACATTTAGTGATAAGGTTGATTTTTcaacgattttcattttcaagataattgcaaaaaaccaagccATTctcacgggacaaaaaatggaagtcgtttttccagacaacgattcaaacgccGATTTTTGCCaattcagcatttgggggctacacattacgttaatctggaagagatttcgttggtgaagccacaaagccttttgaaattcgcaacaagcgcaggcatcctaaaggatgattactTCTCATTAACTAAGTGACGGCACAcaatctggtatcgcaaaggaccaaaaatggtctatgtgtggctttttaGTCTACcagaataacctaacctaacctattttacgacaatcttgcaaatatgcgacaccattttcagtggcattcatggcatgcttacaattaattcacaatcagCTGATATTGCTACAATATTGCCAAAGACCATACCATTaccatattgcaaatttaccattttcatatattataattacgacgttaaatgagtaccactaatgTAAAAGTATCTATTTACtcacttaagtcaattttataagacaaaaataatttaaaatttttcaattccacacctacgatgtctcacgggaccaattttaagtagttactaaaatctcaaatattctgatttttgaacaaggttttttttattttaattgtataaaaattgactTTACATCCAAAATTTTGCCAGCTTTTGCGATAGGATAATAAGGGAGCAAAAACTAACAGTAATTAGCAATCGGATACTTTATTATGCATTTCATTTTGCTCTTTGTATCCTTATAAAGCTTTTACACAGAgcacaaattatttaataatatgtttctttaataattttctctGAAACAcacagtagaaaaatcgaaatgagaaaagtagctcctatgcgacttggctttcgtatatctcgtaattggttatgattaaatttagaattaatttaatataaataaactatgaatatatgcaaaaactttgtaattctaataatgtttaatattttgtctgtggtggaccttctggcgctgggtaattcatggaccgattttaactatttttgccacctagCAATAttctatccaagattatatgctcactcaattttgctgatatatttcacatattaaccgatatatatatggtattaagTCCAATGCAAGTTTGAAACCcgaaatattaggtatataggaactaggggatgttatgacccgatttcagtcaattttggcacggagacatattattagaaggaaaatattccctctgaattttttcaacATATCTGAGAGACAGATTATATTCCTATATTCgttcgttaaaaaaatttattagaagaactgaggtcctcatgttcgatacatggggccttgaaaacatatagtCCGACGCCCATTTAAAACTTTGTAAACCAATTTcagtgcagcacttctgtaccatctttaccatgaaatttaaggtttctggtgtttttccttaatgaattaaagcatttttagtagttttcaacataacctttgtatgggaggtgggcgtggtttaaTCCgctttctttcagttttggactgtataaggaagtggctaaaagaagcgACTATATagagtttggttaatataactgtagtagtttacgagatatgtacaaaaaacttaataggggccgccacgcccactttcccaaaaaaatactctcaaatatgccccttcctattgCGATcccttgtaccaaattttacctttataactttatttatggcttagttatgacactttatagctTTTTGGATTTCGTCATATTGTGGTTgtggaatatgtgtaccaaatttcattaagatatttcaatttttactcaagttatcgcttgcacagacagatgggcggacggacagatatccggatttcacTCGTCATcccgatcatttatatatacatatatccccatatctaactcttttatttctgtgtgacacaaacaaccggtaTGTgaccaaaactataatactctcacagcaactttgttgcaagggTATAAATACAGTTGACAACCATTAATGTGTTAAGGTTGTGAAGTTCATTGAACTATTTTAAACATTCATAGTCTTTTCTTAAATCATTTACACTATTGTGTGGTTTTTGTCTGTTCGATTTTTAGGCTGGTCACACGAAGACAAGAATCTACGATATCGCTTGACAATTAAGGACATACAAAACAGCGATTCGGGCACATTTACTTGCACTTCACCACGGGGCTTGACTAATAGCATTGCAATTGTTGTGGCCACCTCGACATGTCCGCAGCTACCAGAACCGGTGTCGCCGCTCACGCTACGCTTGGAGGGTAATAAGCTCGGACAGCGCGCCATGTATCGCTGCCCTCCAGGTTATCGCATCGATGGTGTTGCGAATGCAACGTGCTTGGCCTCGGGTAATTGGTCATCGCCGCCGCCCACTTGTCAGGCTGTGCAGTGTCCCCGTTTGGCTTTGGACGATCCACATTTGAGTTTGATCGAGCTAAATACGTCGGCGTGGGGGCGGGCGATGTTCAAATGCCAATGGGGCTTCAAGCTGACCGGCCCGCCGAGACTGGACTGTGAGCCGACGGGTGTGTGGAGTGGCCCAGTACCGCGTTGTAAAGGTGAGTAATTGtcataaagtatttaaaaaacgtTTGACATTTCAAGATGAAGGTGAAGTTTTTGAAACCGATatgttttgcaaaatttaatttaacttttatttattccaCAAAAGAAGCAACGAGTACCAAGCGTGTGAACATACTAAGTTAACGTTTGTAAATATGAGCTTTTCGGCAGTTAAGTCATTCGTAGAATCCATAGTcgacttcgaaaatatgtctgtATAAATTGTATTGCCCTATTAGTTCAACCTGTTGATGACCATTGTATTGTAGGTAGACtcagtaattaattatttttaatttgaagaaaAGGGATTTGAAAAGATGGATCCTTTACTTAATCCCTGTTTTACAAAATATCCCATCTTCTCTGAAGATCATATGTATAGGAGCTTTGGATGCTGGGATATATACGACTAGTaaaccactccggcttcgcacgggtttaaagaaacatttcaatagttataagtttttacacacttatacacactctcccatacatgtACTTAgtacaatttaaaaaagtaaaatgaggaaaatttgaacctgaaattatattttatttgcaatgagctaaaacttgattacgacctcttgtctttggtgtccgttgtctttctctctgattatgaagacgctgcacacgctccgtactcgactctcaagcgcgtacttggcaggttttggAATTGAAAGATTGAGATTCTCCATCACTGAGTCCTTTTTATAccttcacctgggaactattttcagaaagttgagattctagcagtaaatatagtatatgttaCTCGGGTTGAATGTAGCTTTCTAATGGTGCAATTTTTTgcatcggcacagtagtttttaagTTTACTCATTACAAAATTCCTCCTTTCCTCTTTGTAATAGAAGTACAGATTTTCATTGcaaatggttttttttttgagagTCATGAATATTCGAATTtccttatttacatttttaatttcggattcCAACGAATGTTGActgtatagtatataatatcAAATTCAGTTGACGTCTTTGTAATGCAACCTATGATAAGAGTGAAAAGTTACCTGATTCTAACAAGCTTCGTATTACTATATTTTGTTACTGACTGTGAGGGTAACCCAAAGGATAGGTTTTTGTATAGAGTCCACAGACATCCATTTATTGGCAAAAGATCGCAAATGCAGGAACACATAGTACGCATATCGACACTGATCCTTGCCTACACGTCAAAGGAGCCAACTAAAAACCAGAAGCACTGCCGAGTAGGGACTGCTTTTGGCGTTGTCAGCATCAGCATCATGCAAAGTACGAGAATAATTGAATTCTTTATTGACAACTTAAACAGGCGACGCGAGCGGTGGTTGCTGTGCGACAAGAAATGACCAGCGTCAACGCCAGCAGAGTTGAAAGTTGGAAGGCGACATAACCATACTATTCGTAccacattttcactttaataaACGCGGCCAGTAGCTTAATGTTTTCCGATTTGTGCGTCTCGTTTTGTTAATATtacttttcgtttgtttttagTTCTGCAATAGACATgtaaatttctttcttttcgtATAATATTCTATGCCATGTTTTCCCTCATTGTTTTTATTccgttttgaagttttttttttttgtaaatgcaacatacatatttcactGCATCATCGCCATCTGCTCTCTTTCTTCTCGCTTTGCTCTATCTTGCACTCGTCAACCCCATCATCTACCCcatcaaaatgaaaaatcacgcgcatgaaaaatgaaatttataatgaaACAGCCATCCAATGTTCGACGCCGGTGGCGCCGCTAAATGGACGCATAGGCGGCACCAATTTGAATCAGCGCCGTCTCACCGTGGGCGCATTGGTCACATTCAGCTGCAACGAGGGGCACACGCTGGTCGGCGAGCCAAGCATCATTTGCACCGAAACTGGACTCTGGTCGCATCCGCCACCATTTTGTAAGTAATACCCCAAGCAGTAAAACAATAACCAAACCAAAAAGTTGTtgttaaattgaaaatgcaGAAGTTGCGCGAATCTGTTCACACTCACTCAATACTCACACGCAaacacaaacacgcacacacacacagagagacctATGTATGTATCCGTTAGCTTTCAAGTACACATGCAGGCATAGTGgcgttgtgtgtgcgtgtgtgtgtatgtgttgaaaATAATTGGCAGAAGCACAAGAATTACGAACAGGCGAAAAGGGAAATCAAAAACCATGCAGAGTTTTGCGGTTCGGTTCAAGGGAAAATTGGCAATTTTCTATTTACCAATCTGTAATTTCTTTGCaacaattttaaacattaaacAGTTGAACAATCAATCGATGACTAATAAACCGTAATCAAAAAGCCGATTACTCGTCCATGTGTTTGCATGCATGTAGAAGCGTATGCGCCTATACgagtttacatatgtacatacaaacatatgtatctcAGTTAGCCTTTTATGAAGAAGTCTCATCAGTTTCGCTTCATTCTCTCATTCTATGTACAAATCTGTGTATCTCTTTACTCTATCGCCGTTTCATCGGCCGCTCACCTTACACCGGCAGGCAAATCGCAATGCCCTTATCCCGGCGATCCATCAAATGGTTTAATAGCGCCGCTCAAATTCAATTACGATTCCGGCGATTACCTGAGTGTCCAGTGTCGGCCTGGTTTTGTGCAGTACAGCGAGAATGGTCCGCCGGAGCGTCCAAAATGTCAACCGGATGGAAATTGGTCCGGACCGGTACCTAAGTGCCGCAGCTATGAGGAAGTGTAGCTAATCAAAATGGCGGACATGATGATGCCGGAGTCATCTGACGAGTCCACACAACTGCAGCAACACCAAAACAGCATGCTTCGTTATTAGCAACAGAACACAAGCTTAAAGGCCTTCAAGTAGAGGGTAAGAGGCAGAAACGTAGCATCAAACTTATGAATATGTATGGCCATAATCAACGAAGCTGCATAAATAGTAGACAAAAATTTATGGAGACCCAAACAGCagcacatacacgcacacacatcgTATCATGTAtggtatagtgtaccttgggGTAAACGGTTGGGACAAATACGAtgctcacacacacgcacacataataTACACGTATGGTCCACAAACATCTATTTGAAATCCACAAATTACTCTGCAGGAAATGAACTACTTCGAAATTGTTTAAGCATTGgctttttgagaaaaattactttgatataaattaaatagtttcACCTTCttctatatttataataataaacctAAAGTAAAATTCCAATACGCTCGTTTTATGGGCATGTGTTTATGTGTAATTCGCAATATTGCTACACTAGAGTGTTGTAAAATTCAACTGAAgggtaataaatgtaaaatcacAGAAGTTATCCGCTAAATTCTTTAGTGTTTTCAAAAATGTGCATTGAGTGAAATTTTAACAAGTTCTTGATGTGTTTATAAAATAATGACTTACATTCGAAATATTATAttgctattttgtattttaaaacttcaaaaGATCGCTTCtctaaatttctatattttgtgGTTGATATTTAATGGGAGCATAAATCAAATACGGATGGTAATGAATTGAAATAAATCGAGAGCAcaaattttgctataaaaattgtattctaaaattattattagctgTAATTGCAAACTGAAGTTCTTGTTAAAACATTTCCTGCAGGGTACGAATTTCAATCGAAATAGGTACACAATTAGTGAACTGTATAAGTTTTAATTACAAACCAACATACTACAACAATTATGTATACAGctatgtaatataatattgtttGTTGCGAATGATAAATATAcagcacaaaatatttataaatcttcagtGAGCGCGTTaactgataaaaaaaataaaaattttaaaatgtatctGTGTATTTGTAAAAAAGCTAGGCGTTTAGTGCAGAGTTATATAATTTGGAGGAAATGTTAATTCTTGCaaagaaacaattttttgcTCTAGTGTATTAAAGAGTATTTACTAGGATAAGCgttgttaaaatttaaagtaaaaattattaaaaacttatatttaaaaaCGGGTAATTGCTGATATATTTACAACACCTTAAATCGTATGAAATCAGAAAAaggttaaatatatgtacgtatattaaTTTGGAATATAGTATCCGTATATTGTGCAACATTTGTGCTTTTCATTATTGGCCTACAAGgtgctcataaaaatacatattctgtctcttaatatattgtataataaatctaAATTGCAAAGAGAACTTCCAATTAATGAAACTCCAATAAAATGAAGCGAAAAAATAAGCTTTAATGCTCTAGTGAACTAGTTCGACTGAAGATATCATTtctaattcaataaataataattatcagTAGCAATACCACTGAGTTCACGTGTTTAGGTTAACTCTCAAcagtaaaatattacaaaagtgATTTACGAAAACTTGAAATGAATTACGAGCAAAACCCAAACGAAACtgcaaatattcaatttataatttaattaatttaataatgaataaGAGTATTGTTGCAATAAGCAGTTAGTAGGCTTAtgcgtacatataaatatagcagtcatatatatcacatatgtatgtatgcacatatgaaaCTTCCAAATACTGCTTTTGAGTGCTACAAGTTGACCGCAAACTCATATTTCAGCTACTTAAATTTAAATCTGCACGAATTAGTAAGTTTTCCTTTCTCTCGAACACTAAacgattatattatataaataaatatctacttatatacacatatatatacatatatatatatatatatataagatataacAGTTAAATTGTCCAAATAAAAATGATATATTGTACTGTAAAATACACATTTAagcttatttatgtatgtatgtaagttatgCGAAAACGACGGAGAATTGAAAAAGTATGTGATCATTTAAAggcaaaagtatttaaaaagtaataacaatGTATTGTAATAGAAAGTTAAAATGAATTATAGCGAAACGAatacatattgaaaataaagtgCATATCTGAGGGAAGTGAAAGGAGAATCTGCACAAGTTTCATTTCACGCGACGAACACTAGAAAGGTAAGTTGTAAAGAACtgataatgataataaaaagaaaCTGACAACACAAACATATCGGAACGTGTTTAAGGAAATATCAAATACCTAAACCTAACCTTAAAACCTATCAACATCTCTCGAACATGCTAAACTACCTAACCCACTTCCTAGTCACATTTTTACTCCATAATTATAAATACGTATATGTACACATTTCCGCACTTCGTccattttctataatatatataacattcAACAAAGatagtttataataataataaaatatgtaattcaaACGACGTCAATTAAGTAGCATCTGAAGACAATAATTTGATCTCTAACTTGTTCAACTGAATTGTCGACACACCTGTCAAAGTTCAACAGATTTCCATGTCATGTTGTGCGTTCTGTAATCAAATACATGTTAAACGTATCAAACTTATCCTTTATGTGACAGAACTCATCTATGGAAGTGCTATCGCAATTcacattttgagaaaatttattataacggGGGAATTAGGACTAGATCAAGGTCTAGACCGATTTGGACACTATTTTGGGCATATTGAAGCTAGGTAAAGATCCAGTTTGAATAATCTATTtccatgaaattttattaagataacatacaatttgatctATATATTCGATAGAAAGCGTACCACTATAACGAAACtcattgtatatatgtagatatatagtaaaggctgaagtaattcctggATCGATTTCACCCATTGTCGCCAACATACTAAACGATTTTGGTTTTTGACTCTAAAGTAGCGACGCTACGGACATTATACATTTTGTGCTCCAATATGAATGAAACCTTTTAATACCATTTTTTGCCCatctttaattataatataattccaTAAGTTTTCGCACTCGATAATAGAACTTTTTCTCCGTGAGAGCCGTTGGTTGACATGGATTgtagttatttttaataactggATTCAgtagcaaataattttaaatttactcatATATCTTTCAATCGTCATCAGTTCTGCCCTTAAGAACAATGCGATAGTTTTAGT belongs to Zeugodacus cucurbitae isolate PBARC_wt_2022May chromosome 6, idZeuCucr1.2, whole genome shotgun sequence and includes:
- the LOC105217478 gene encoding locomotion-related protein Hikaru genki isoform X3; its protein translation is MFPITAHENLQHLRHKPIWILFLLTFFIIAMGKTANATTENEQTTTPEPDASPGCKAPDIRFTVIRPETTTEQPYAKFETTQIYLPEDFTTSDAEFVERINIDLTARQPGVKDNKMSAIVNPYQVDLDDQHGLAGVHGDDTLAAIDDEEDEAEESEDGTPKRNQNRKLNKKRRSGSGRRRRIENENGQTRGRGSRYKRQVIHHDPDASPDTDKWSGGKLAAEGDVYYVHIDDILESGTPNAELRLKLHKLKGKNKTKNSTCTDAGTKEQCKQGLAKKKKKKASYTTLSKQIVDNKPVQNKEPNAKHYRRRGDSHEGKRGEQLMLNEELNPNQRYRRAALGALKQKPDMTVKASGSYNDLEANVNAAENSDLEAKRIGRDHNKTIKNTFNKMTDEQLLDDSDVPAVYGNETGAEALQRVKRKSGKTTGALSRPKGGGDSSSKTTSRKDKGIYDEEGGYAPVHPDETDEEEEEEEEEEIDIQQQFTEVSEIRFPGEIGPLGDRRLCKIRCVKGKWVGPLCATNEEDDNGNVKFQPLYKSCHVNRIPPHLLLSYRNISVTPIPSIRGSRRNRTSKSTFISNTQINVGWDLPHGHSLQARCKDLGMYKLLGESRVLCSNGLWAPRMPSCVPTTLLTNFSDDSAPSIRIKVFNGSGAFEPSGVLAVLPQSSILLDCMYPRVRGIPDWTWTSWYRQYITGWSHEDKNLRYRLTIKDIQNSDSGTFTCTSPRGLTNSIAIVVATSTCPQLPEPVSPLTLRLEGNKLGQRAMYRCPPGYRIDGVANATCLASGNWSSPPPTCQAVQCPRLALDDPHLSLIELNTSAWGRAMFKCQWGFKLTGPPRLDCEPTGVWSGPVPRCKAIQCSTPVAPLNGRIGGTNLNQRRLTVGALVTFSCNEGHTLVGEPSIICTETGLWSHPPPFCK